The Nocardioides panzhihuensis genome has a segment encoding these proteins:
- a CDS encoding LysR family transcriptional regulator translates to MSMDLRLLRYFVATADAGSATRAAELLHVTQPVLSRQLRQLEANLGVPLFAREGRRLRLTRTAMDLLPRARDLLAHADDLERAVGLLASGRLDELHLAVPSTTLTDVLAPFLATLGPDDPVAMVRELDPRGAVAAVRAGADLAIVTRPPGRSLTSRALAVLPVWAYVRPDDPWAGRGSVDVRDLVTRPLVLLTEDLRPRPLLDAAVEDAAVGYGDVLEVSNAQVALALAASGRGVAIVSDDPRFGLVPLHIEAPAGRVRIRLYAAWDPHHHAAEALSALADRLSAFCVESYGAEVAAR, encoded by the coding sequence ATGAGCATGGATCTGCGGCTGCTGCGCTACTTCGTCGCCACCGCCGACGCGGGCTCCGCGACCCGCGCCGCGGAGCTGCTGCACGTGACCCAGCCGGTGCTGTCGCGGCAGCTGCGCCAGCTCGAGGCCAACCTGGGCGTGCCGCTGTTCGCCCGCGAGGGGCGGCGGCTGCGGCTCACCCGGACGGCCATGGACCTCCTCCCCCGCGCCCGCGACCTGCTCGCCCACGCCGACGACCTCGAGCGCGCCGTCGGCCTGCTCGCCTCCGGCCGGCTCGACGAGCTGCACCTCGCCGTGCCGTCCACGACGCTCACCGACGTGCTCGCGCCGTTCCTGGCGACGCTCGGGCCGGACGACCCGGTCGCGATGGTCCGCGAGCTCGATCCGCGCGGTGCGGTCGCCGCGGTCCGCGCGGGCGCCGACCTGGCGATCGTCACCCGGCCGCCGGGGCGTTCGCTGACCTCGCGCGCCCTTGCCGTGCTGCCGGTGTGGGCCTATGTCCGCCCCGACGACCCGTGGGCGGGTCGGGGGTCCGTGGACGTACGCGACCTGGTGACCCGGCCGCTCGTCCTGCTCACCGAGGACCTACGGCCCCGGCCGCTCCTGGACGCAGCGGTCGAGGACGCCGCCGTGGGCTACGGCGACGTCCTCGAGGTGTCCAACGCCCAGGTCGCACTGGCGCTCGCGGCCTCGGGCCGCGGCGTCGCGATCGTCTCCGACGACCCGCGCTTCGGCCTGGTGCCGCTGCACATCGAGGCGCCGGCCGGGCGGGTGCGGATCAGGCTGTACGCGGCATGGGACCCGCACCACCACGCCGCCGAGGCCCTCTCAGCCCTGGCCGACCGGCTCTCGGCGTTCTGCGTCGAGAGCTACGGCGCGGAGGTCGCCGCCCGCTGA
- a CDS encoding flavin monoamine oxidase family protein, which translates to MTTHDVIVVGAGVTGLTAAWRLAQAGKDVLVLEARDRVGGRLRTEAHGAPGAEADFEIGGQWVSPDQDALIGILDELRLPTYPRFREGESLYVDKAGAAHRFGEELPLGESTLAAIGQLTKTLDELAAAMDPARPWDLDDAAHLDSVSFRAWLERQCDDPVAVDNIALYIGPAMLTKPAHAFSALQAVQMAASAGSFSNLVDADVILDRRVVGGLQRVPLTLAERLGDRVRLGQDVTLVEWDEDGAVVHVGAEIHAARRLVLAVPPTLVRRIRFSPELPAEHRMAREHQSFGLVIKVQAQYETPFWRAEGLSGTGFAPWELVHEVYDNTPEGEQRGTLVGFVSDERADAIGRLPDEERRRQVLGSLATYFGDAALEPITYVESDWQHQELTGGAYGTSFDLGGLTRWGAALREPLGPIEFGSSDVAGHGFQHVDGGVRVGEEIARAILDGGLRPLGATRSAGGDLRAVALDAERREPVGQG; encoded by the coding sequence ATGACCACCCACGACGTGATCGTGGTCGGCGCCGGGGTGACCGGCCTGACCGCGGCCTGGCGACTCGCCCAGGCAGGCAAGGACGTGCTCGTCCTGGAGGCGCGCGACCGCGTCGGCGGCCGGCTGCGCACCGAGGCGCACGGCGCACCCGGGGCGGAGGCCGACTTCGAGATCGGCGGCCAGTGGGTCTCGCCGGACCAGGACGCCCTGATCGGGATCCTCGACGAGCTCAGGCTGCCGACCTACCCGCGGTTCCGCGAGGGCGAGTCGCTCTATGTCGACAAGGCCGGTGCCGCACATCGCTTCGGGGAAGAGCTGCCGCTCGGGGAGTCCACGCTGGCGGCGATCGGGCAGCTGACCAAGACGCTCGACGAGCTCGCGGCGGCGATGGATCCGGCCCGGCCGTGGGACCTCGACGATGCCGCCCACCTCGACAGCGTCTCGTTCCGTGCCTGGCTCGAGCGGCAGTGCGACGACCCGGTGGCGGTCGACAACATCGCCCTCTACATCGGTCCGGCGATGCTGACGAAGCCCGCCCATGCCTTCTCCGCGCTCCAGGCGGTGCAGATGGCCGCCAGCGCGGGGTCGTTCAGCAACCTCGTCGACGCCGACGTGATCCTCGACCGCCGCGTCGTCGGCGGCTTGCAGCGGGTGCCGCTGACTCTGGCCGAGCGGCTGGGGGACCGGGTCCGGCTCGGCCAGGACGTCACCCTGGTCGAGTGGGACGAGGACGGTGCCGTCGTCCACGTCGGCGCAGAGATCCACGCTGCGCGTCGGCTGGTCCTCGCCGTGCCGCCGACCCTGGTCAGGCGGATCCGGTTCAGCCCCGAGCTTCCGGCGGAGCACCGGATGGCCCGCGAGCACCAGTCGTTCGGGCTGGTCATCAAGGTGCAGGCGCAGTACGAGACGCCGTTCTGGCGCGCCGAGGGCCTCAGCGGGACAGGCTTCGCGCCCTGGGAGCTGGTCCACGAGGTCTACGACAACACCCCCGAGGGCGAGCAGCGCGGGACGCTGGTCGGCTTCGTCTCCGACGAGCGCGCGGACGCGATCGGCCGGCTCCCCGACGAGGAGCGGCGCCGGCAGGTGCTCGGGTCGCTGGCGACGTACTTCGGGGACGCGGCGCTCGAGCCGATCACCTACGTCGAGAGCGACTGGCAGCACCAGGAGCTCACGGGCGGGGCGTACGGGACCAGCTTCGACCTCGGCGGCCTGACCAGGTGGGGCGCGGCGCTGCGCGAGCCGCTCGGCCCGATCGAGTTCGGCAGCAGCGATGTGGCCGGGCACGGCTTCCAGCACGTCGACGGCGGCGTCCGGGTGGGCGAGGAGATCGCCCGGGCGATCCTCGACGGCGGGCTGAGGCCGCTGGGCGCCACCAGGTCAGCGGGCGGCGACCTCCGCGCCGTAGCTCTCGACGCAGAACGCCGAGAGCCGGTCGGCCAGGGCTGA
- the speB gene encoding agmatinase: protein MARYGTQFGPDITFLGVDRCDWADPTTYEGADVVILGAPFDGGTSHRSGTRFGPQFIRQTCYLPHDGSRPSLAMRVDALRDLKVLDAGDVEMYSGDAERSVRDLQEAVHAVTSNGAIPLVLGGDHTIAWPDAAGVAQHLGQGRVSMIHFDAHADTGDIEFGSLVGHGQPMRRLIESGALRGDRFLQMGLRGYWPEPETLDWMAEQGMRSYEMTEIVHRGLEECLTEAFTIATDECDGVFLSVDIDVCDPGHAPGTGTPEPGGLTARQLLDAVRRIAYELPVVGIDVVEVSPPYDHADITSFLANRVVLEALSGIARRRRDQADGTRWDPSLPLLAQRPDQRPDRRLNEPDIQEN, encoded by the coding sequence ATGGCTCGCTACGGAACCCAGTTCGGCCCTGACATCACCTTCCTGGGTGTCGACCGGTGTGACTGGGCCGACCCCACGACGTACGAGGGTGCCGACGTGGTCATTCTCGGCGCCCCCTTCGACGGAGGCACGTCACACCGGTCGGGCACCCGGTTCGGCCCGCAGTTCATCCGGCAGACCTGTTACCTGCCCCACGACGGCTCGCGGCCCTCGCTCGCGATGCGCGTCGACGCGCTGCGGGACCTGAAAGTGCTCGACGCCGGCGACGTCGAGATGTACTCCGGCGACGCGGAGCGCTCGGTGCGTGACCTCCAGGAGGCGGTCCACGCCGTGACGAGCAACGGCGCCATCCCGCTGGTGCTGGGCGGCGACCACACGATCGCCTGGCCCGACGCCGCCGGCGTCGCCCAGCACCTCGGTCAGGGACGGGTGTCGATGATCCACTTCGATGCCCACGCCGACACCGGGGACATCGAGTTCGGCTCGCTCGTCGGGCACGGCCAGCCGATGCGGCGGCTCATCGAGTCGGGTGCGCTGCGCGGCGACCGGTTCCTGCAGATGGGGCTGCGCGGCTACTGGCCCGAGCCCGAGACGCTCGACTGGATGGCCGAGCAGGGCATGCGGTCCTACGAGATGACCGAGATCGTGCACCGCGGGCTGGAGGAGTGCCTCACCGAGGCCTTCACGATCGCCACCGACGAGTGCGACGGCGTCTTCCTCTCGGTCGACATCGACGTCTGCGACCCCGGGCACGCGCCCGGCACCGGCACTCCGGAGCCGGGCGGCCTCACCGCCCGTCAGCTCCTCGACGCGGTCCGCCGGATCGCCTACGAGCTGCCGGTGGTCGGGATCGACGTCGTCGAGGTCTCCCCGCCCTACGACCACGCCGACATCACCTCGTTCCTCGCCAACCGGGTCGTCCTCGAGGCGCTCTCCGGCATCGCCCGCCGCAGGCGCGACCAGGCCGACGGGACCCGCTGGGACCCGAGCCTGCCGTTGCTGGCCCAGCGCCCCGACCAGCGCCCCGACCGGCGACTCAATGAACCCGACATCCAGGAGAACTGA
- a CDS encoding APC family permease: MIESMQVGPDEVTPAPDRRKLARVLGPGAAILLVLSCITPASSLFIIVPELFAMQGSGAVLAVVAGFAVSVAIAACYAELGTRTASSGGEYAMVTQTLGKSMGWLTFSLAGVLLWLIPPIFALGTADYLADLVELPRAATGAIVMLLSTATAILNIKANAVVTGTFLALEMIAAVVVTVLGLGHIQRGPGELVSPHVIGENGLEPFTLAILISGLAVSTFLVSGFGTTVYLSEEIVDPRRNVARVIFWTLGLGGLVILVPTVTTVLAVDDLSDLASGNFSQWVAAWGGDRVAVAVNVAIAIAILNAVIVMVLQNARVVYASARDRSWPTPINGVLTRLHPRYATPWLATLVIGIPGAILAGAVEIEALLGVTSVVISTMYVVVAIAALRARRRGPAAQGWRMPLWPLPPLIVIGAIGYALAGSALLDILITAGVVVAALIYYHLFLARRPGERFLVVEPTED; encoded by the coding sequence ATGATCGAATCCATGCAGGTGGGCCCGGACGAGGTGACGCCGGCGCCGGATCGGCGCAAGCTCGCGCGGGTGCTCGGGCCCGGCGCAGCGATCCTCCTCGTGCTGTCGTGCATCACGCCCGCATCGAGCCTGTTCATCATCGTCCCCGAGCTGTTCGCGATGCAGGGGAGCGGTGCGGTGCTGGCGGTCGTGGCCGGCTTCGCGGTCTCGGTCGCGATCGCCGCCTGCTACGCCGAGCTGGGCACCCGCACCGCCAGCTCCGGCGGGGAGTACGCGATGGTCACCCAGACCCTCGGCAAGTCGATGGGCTGGCTGACGTTCTCGCTCGCGGGGGTGCTGCTCTGGCTCATCCCGCCGATCTTCGCCCTCGGCACCGCCGACTACCTGGCCGATCTCGTGGAGCTCCCGCGGGCCGCGACCGGCGCGATCGTGATGCTCCTCTCGACCGCCACGGCCATCCTCAACATCAAGGCCAACGCGGTCGTCACCGGCACCTTCCTCGCGCTCGAGATGATCGCCGCCGTGGTCGTCACCGTCCTCGGTCTCGGCCACATCCAGCGCGGCCCCGGCGAGCTGGTCTCCCCGCACGTCATCGGTGAGAACGGCCTGGAGCCGTTCACCCTGGCGATCCTCATTTCTGGCCTCGCGGTGAGCACGTTCCTGGTCAGCGGATTCGGCACCACCGTCTACCTGTCCGAGGAGATCGTCGACCCGCGCCGCAACGTCGCCCGCGTGATCTTCTGGACCCTCGGACTGGGCGGCCTCGTCATCCTCGTCCCGACCGTCACCACGGTCCTCGCGGTCGACGACCTCAGCGACCTCGCCTCCGGTAATTTCTCCCAGTGGGTGGCCGCGTGGGGCGGCGATCGCGTCGCCGTCGCGGTGAACGTCGCCATCGCCATCGCCATCCTCAACGCCGTCATCGTGATGGTGCTGCAGAACGCCCGGGTCGTCTACGCCTCCGCGCGCGACCGCTCCTGGCCGACACCGATCAACGGCGTCCTCACCAGGCTGCACCCCCGCTACGCCACCCCGTGGCTGGCCACCCTCGTGATCGGCATCCCGGGAGCCATCCTCGCCGGCGCCGTCGAGATCGAGGCGCTGCTCGGGGTCACCTCGGTGGTCATCTCCACGATGTACGTCGTCGTCGCGATCGCCGCGCTCCGTGCCCGCCGCCGGGGGCCGGCAGCCCAGGGCTGGCGGATGCCGTTGTGGCCGCTGCCGCCGCTGATCGTCATCGGCGCGATCGGCTACGCGCTGGCCGGCTCCGCGCTTCTGGACATCCTGATCACGGCCGGCGTCGTGGTCGCCGCCCTCATCTACTACCACCTGTTCCTCGCCCGCCGGCCCGGCGAGCGGTTCCTCGTCGTCGAACCGACCGAGGATTGA
- a CDS encoding TetR family transcriptional regulator C-terminal domain-containing protein, whose amino-acid sequence MTRTRSNRRLERPREQVLATTLEMVAEEGLAKVTMASLAARLGTSGGHLLYYFGTRNGLLLETLRWSESEYAAQRAPILEKVEQDGSGGVDALLSFTAVYLALDERDPRWLLWLELWARAPYDGELAAAQRAMDDEWHADLVRLFAAALPQVPEREAVSERLRAMWDGFSIGIVTGGGTALRDHALEHTRAAVTGHEG is encoded by the coding sequence GTGACGCGCACACGCTCCAACCGCCGCCTGGAACGACCGCGAGAGCAGGTGCTCGCGACCACCCTGGAGATGGTTGCGGAGGAGGGGCTCGCCAAGGTCACGATGGCGTCCCTCGCCGCTCGGCTCGGCACCAGCGGCGGCCACCTCCTCTACTACTTCGGCACCCGCAACGGCCTGCTTCTGGAGACCCTGCGGTGGAGCGAGAGCGAGTACGCCGCGCAGCGGGCACCAATCCTGGAGAAGGTCGAGCAGGACGGATCCGGGGGCGTCGACGCGCTGCTCTCCTTCACCGCCGTCTACCTCGCCCTCGACGAGCGTGACCCCCGCTGGCTCCTGTGGCTCGAGCTGTGGGCCCGTGCGCCGTACGACGGCGAGCTCGCCGCCGCGCAGCGCGCGATGGACGACGAGTGGCACGCCGACCTGGTCCGGCTCTTCGCCGCCGCCCTCCCCCAGGTGCCTGAGCGCGAGGCGGTCTCCGAGCGCCTGCGGGCGATGTGGGACGGCTTCAGCATCGGCATCGTCACCGGCGGCGGCACCGCCCTGCGCGACCACGCCCTCGAGCACACCCGCGCCGCCGTCACCGGACACGAGGGGTAG
- a CDS encoding AAA family ATPase → MRFDERYVARITLDPRHDTGRYPFTLPAVRELAGGEGIDFDQRVTFLVGDNGTGKSTIIEAIAVASGFNAEGGSISFRFATRATESSLADHIVIERGLKRPRTGFFLRAESFYNVATEMESLGLDTSDAYGGVSPHERSHGESFLDLVMNRFWPGGLYILDEPEAALSVKGCLALVARIVELADERSQFIIATHSPILLSVPGARILQFDDEGRIEQVAYDDAEPVALTRRFLADPARYLRYVLED, encoded by the coding sequence CACGCTCGACCCCAGGCATGACACCGGTCGGTATCCGTTCACTCTGCCCGCGGTCCGGGAGCTGGCCGGCGGGGAAGGCATCGACTTCGACCAACGGGTGACGTTCCTCGTCGGCGACAACGGGACCGGAAAGTCCACGATCATCGAGGCGATAGCGGTCGCGTCCGGGTTCAACGCCGAGGGCGGTTCCATCTCGTTCCGCTTCGCCACCCGTGCGACCGAGTCGTCCCTTGCGGACCACATCGTGATCGAGCGCGGACTGAAGCGACCGCGCACCGGCTTCTTCCTGCGGGCGGAGTCGTTCTACAACGTCGCCACCGAGATGGAGAGCCTCGGCCTGGACACTTCGGACGCCTACGGCGGGGTCTCGCCCCACGAGCGCTCACACGGGGAGTCGTTCCTCGACCTGGTGATGAACCGGTTCTGGCCCGGCGGTCTCTACATCCTCGACGAGCCCGAGGCTGCGCTCTCGGTGAAGGGCTGTCTGGCGCTGGTCGCACGCATCGTCGAGCTCGCCGACGAGCGATCCCAGTTCATCATCGCCACGCACTCTCCGATCCTGCTCTCGGTGCCCGGCGCGAGGATCCTGCAGTTCGACGACGAGGGGCGCATCGAGCAGGTCGCCTACGACGACGCCGAACCGGTCGCCCTGACCAGACGGTTCCTGGCGGACCCGGCGAGATATCTGCGGTACGTCCTGGAAGACTGA